One window of Dermacentor albipictus isolate Rhodes 1998 colony chromosome 9, USDA_Dalb.pri_finalv2, whole genome shotgun sequence genomic DNA carries:
- the LOC135911142 gene encoding tax1-binding protein 3 homolog: MAFQHQPGTAMQCLSIPIKLAKEVGIDSEGREVMKCGFKIGGGIDQDFTRSPQGYTDNGIYVTEVYESSPAAKCGLKVHDKILQVNGYDFTMVTHKKAVEYIKKHPVLNMLIARKGVTHS; the protein is encoded by the exons ATGGCCTTTCAGCACCAGCCCGGCACAGCTATGCAGTGCTTGAGT ATCCCTATAAAGCTTGCAAAGGAGGTTGGCATCGACTCCGAAGGCAGGGAAGTGATGAAATGCGGATTCAAGATTGGAGGTGGCATCGATCAGGACTTCACACGTAGTCCGCAAGGATATACCGATAAC GGTATCTACGTAACCGAGGTTTACGAGAGTAGCCCTGCAGCCAAGTGCGGCCTCAAAGTGCACGACAAGATCCTGCAG GTGAACGGCTACGACTTTACCATGGTGACGCACAAGAAGGCTGTCGAGTACATCAAGAAACACCCTGTGCTCAACATGCTGATAGCGAGGAAGGGAGTGACTCATTCCTGA